From Bdellovibrio sp. KM01:
TGATCTCTTCAGACGGTTGAGAGATAGAGATCGTATTTGTAAATGAAGATTTCGCAGCGTCGAAACTCAACTCACGAGTCACAGTCATGCCGCCAACTTGAGCCACACCAACATAAGAACCCGGTGCTTTTTCAGTCAGGTTGAACACCAACGATTTATCCGCACCCGTCAAACGCATAGAATACAAACCGTCATTATCAGCGCCACCAAGTTTGATTTTGCCACCGGATTTGTCTTCGTAATTATTCACAGTGTAGTTCTTAAGACCCATACCGTGATTTGAAATTTGGAAGGAAACTTTGTCGTTAGAGAATGAGAAAGATTGTTCTTGAACCGGAGTAACTGTTTCAGATTTTGATTCAATTGTGCTGCCAGAAGAAGAAGTGGCAGTAGTTGTCGCACCAGGAGTCGCAGCTGTATCAGCAGTCTGAGTTTGTGCTGGTTTTGGTTTGTTATAGTCAGGATATTTTTTGCCAAGATACGTCTGCCAACCGAAGTAAATCAGAGCGACGGCACCCACTGCAATCAACGTTTTAGGGTCGAAAAAGCCTGGGTTATTATTTTGTTGCTGAGCCATGGAGAATTCCCCCTGAATCTGGGACCGGATCATATCCACAAGGACCACCCGGTCTACATTTACAAATTCGTTTTGTGATTAACCAAACTGCTGTATGCGATTTGTGTTTTTGGATAGCTTCAAGAGCGTAGGCCGAACAACTCGGTTCGAAGCGACAGGAACCACCCAAATGAGTTGTTCCAATTGATCTGTAGGCAGCAACGAAAAACCAAAGCAATGCTTTAAAGGTTTTTTCGAAGAGACCCAATCCCGCGATCCATAGCTTTGACAAATTCCTCGTGTGGGAGGCCTTTATAAAAGTTGGTATCCATGGGTTTGAAGATAATGTTGATGTCGGCTTCAATGGAGTTATCCGTTTTAAGCAACGCCCGGAAGTATTCTCGGCTCCAACGCTTAAGCTTATTTCGCACAACCGCAGGGCCGACTTTTCGACTTGCAGTTACGCCAAAACGCAACTGACCAACGGAGTTCTTCTGATAATTCAGAAGTAACCACTTCGTAGGCCAGTTTCTTTTGCCAGATTGTTTGAGAGAGAGAAACTCAGAGCTGCGCTTAATTCCTAGCGGAGA
This genomic window contains:
- the yidD gene encoding membrane protein insertion efficiency factor YidD, which gives rise to MSKLWIAGLGLFEKTFKALLWFFVAAYRSIGTTHLGGSCRFEPSCSAYALEAIQKHKSHTAVWLITKRICKCRPGGPCGYDPVPDSGGILHGSATK
- the rnpA gene encoding ribonuclease P protein component — its product is MENSSPLGIKRSSEFLSLKQSGKRNWPTKWLLLNYQKNSVGQLRFGVTASRKVGPAVVRNKLKRWSREYFRALLKTDNSIEADINIIFKPMDTNFYKGLPHEEFVKAMDRGIGSLRKNL